From a single Nostoc edaphicum CCNP1411 genomic region:
- a CDS encoding HEAT repeat domain-containing protein, with amino-acid sequence MDKRFFKMFGLTEEQAIAIIDTPLEQLEDASDKYIAVSHLINFPTEQSIAALVRAIETSNPDELDHRIVRRKAVESLGRLQAESALPVIRQCLKDDDIYTVENTVWAIGEIGTKESEILEEVAQLLDKPGQIYRVIIHTLANADYQPSLERVRKFTEVEDEPTRSAAIATVCRFTGDYSQITEVMTLLQSSSVNARRGCIQDLIDSRYYKAIPEIARCPVSLVFRLRGLRMLLDAGVPSGEITFTEIQPYLEQVLYDHPNDLDLVHEYDATPVLDFVINELYETDFGRCYLATKTLLDIYAQEAPQALLVTYEDKAYNDYGAHYHVMKLFGWLKYAPAYDLLIENLHNREPQFQKSRAACAIALGELSDSRAIPELKICLNTPIWDLKYACLLALDRLGDSSGREICTGDCDWLIRAKATSN; translated from the coding sequence ATTAGAACAACTCGAAGACGCTTCTGATAAGTATATTGCTGTTTCCCATTTAATTAACTTCCCCACTGAGCAATCGATCGCGGCTTTGGTACGGGCGATTGAAACCAGTAACCCTGATGAGTTAGACCACCGGATTGTTCGACGCAAGGCTGTGGAAAGTCTGGGGCGATTGCAGGCCGAATCAGCTTTACCTGTAATTCGGCAGTGCCTTAAAGATGATGATATTTATACTGTTGAAAATACCGTGTGGGCGATCGGCGAAATCGGCACTAAAGAGTCAGAAATTCTCGAAGAAGTGGCACAACTACTGGATAAACCAGGTCAAATCTATCGAGTGATTATTCATACTCTAGCTAATGCCGACTATCAACCGTCTCTCGAACGTGTACGGAAATTTACTGAAGTTGAGGATGAACCTACCCGTAGTGCAGCGATCGCTACAGTTTGTCGTTTCACGGGTGACTACTCCCAAATTACTGAGGTGATGACGCTGCTGCAAAGTTCCAGCGTCAATGCACGACGGGGTTGTATTCAAGACCTGATTGATTCACGCTACTACAAAGCCATCCCAGAAATTGCCCGTTGTCCTGTATCTCTGGTATTCCGGTTGCGAGGATTGCGGATGCTTTTGGATGCAGGCGTTCCCAGTGGTGAAATTACTTTTACAGAAATTCAACCTTACTTAGAGCAAGTACTCTACGACCATCCCAACGACCTTGATTTAGTACACGAGTATGATGCTACACCTGTGCTAGATTTTGTGATTAACGAACTCTACGAAACTGATTTTGGACGCTGCTATTTAGCCACAAAAACCTTACTGGATATCTATGCACAAGAAGCACCCCAAGCACTTTTAGTTACTTATGAGGATAAGGCATATAACGACTATGGCGCTCATTATCATGTGATGAAACTTTTCGGCTGGCTCAAATATGCTCCCGCTTACGATTTATTAATAGAAAACCTGCACAACCGCGAACCTCAGTTTCAGAAATCTCGTGCAGCGTGTGCGATCGCTCTTGGTGAATTGAGTGATTCACGAGCGATTCCTGAACTCAAAATTTGCCTAAATACGCCAATCTGGGATTTGAAATACGCTTGTTTATTGGCGCTAGACCGCTTAGGAGACTCGTCTGGTCGGGAAATTTGTACTGGCGATTGTGATTGGTTAATTAGGGCGAAAGCTACGAGTAATTAA